Proteins co-encoded in one Ammospiza caudacuta isolate bAmmCau1 chromosome 38, bAmmCau1.pri, whole genome shotgun sequence genomic window:
- the LOC131570718 gene encoding kallikrein-14-like yields MTWRPPVAPAALLLLLLATVAQVTGDNRVVGGHACVPHSQPWQVAVLDMYKLYCGGVLVAPRWVVTAAHCTTPGVTTVSLGKHRLYAREAGEQRRMVARMVAHPGYDPSTKDNDIMLLKLLSPAAISDRVRPIPVASCLPRPGTTCVTSGWGATTSPEVTYPEVLQCVNVTLFSPAECRRFYPGSITDNMICAGHLQGGQDSCQGDSGGPLVCEGTLQGIVSWGMERCGQPRRPGVYTKVCRYARWIHDTMEDT; encoded by the exons ATGACGTGGCGCCCCCCGGTGGCTCCcgcggcgctgctgctgctgctgctggcgaCAG tggcacaggtgacaggtgacaaTCGTGTCGTGGGTGGCCACGCCTGCGTGCCGCActcacagccctggcaggtgGCCGTGCTGGACATGTACAAGCTCTACTGCGGGGGAGTCCTGGTGGCACCGAGATGGGTGGTGACCGCGGCGCACTGCACCACACCTGG GGTGACCACGGTGTCTCTGGGCAAGCACCGCCTGTACGCGCGCGAGGCGGGCGAGCAGCGCCGCATGGTGGCGCGCATGGTGGCCCACCCGGGCTACGACCCGTCCACCAAGGACAACGACATCATGCTCCTCAAGCTGCTGTCCCCGGCCGCCATCTCCGACCGCGTCCGGCCCATCCCGGTGGCCTCGTGCCTGCCCCGGCCCGGCACCACCTGCGTCACCTCGGGCTGGGGGGCCACCACCTCGCCCGAAG TGACGTACCCCGAGGTGCTGCAGTGTGTCAATGTCACGCTGTTCTCTCCGGCCGAGTGTCGCCGTTTCTACCCCGGCTCCATCACTGACAACATGATCTGTGCCGGGCACCTGCAGGGGGGACAGGACTCGTGCCAG GGTGACTCCGGCGGGCCCCTGGTGTGCGAGGGCACCTTGCAGGGCATCGTCTCGTGGGGCATGGAGCGCTGCGGGCAGCCGCGGCGCCCAGGGGTCTACACCAAGGTGTGCCGCTACGCCCGCTGGATCCACGACACCATGGAGGACACCTGA